The proteins below come from a single Streptococcus porcinus genomic window:
- a CDS encoding TVP38/TMEM64 family protein, translating to MIGVLSILLSILFIVYLVKDLDIFHNPKILSQMIKDHLFWGSIAFFCLQIFQVVVPIVPGGVTTVVGFLTFGPLLGFFLNVIGIVLGSVFLFLLVRIYGKPFIALFIDDKKIKEYESRLATKTYERLFIMNMASPMAPADIMIMITGLSQISFRRFLMIIIICRPISILIYSYFWIYGGQLLGHLF from the coding sequence ATCATTGGGGTGTTGTCTATCCTTTTATCTATCCTCTTTATTGTTTACCTAGTTAAGGATTTAGATATTTTTCATAATCCGAAAATATTATCCCAAATGATTAAAGACCATCTTTTTTGGGGATCAATTGCCTTCTTTTGTCTTCAAATTTTTCAAGTTGTTGTTCCTATAGTACCTGGAGGGGTAACAACTGTTGTAGGATTTTTAACATTTGGACCACTATTAGGTTTCTTCTTAAATGTTATAGGAATTGTTTTAGGTTCAGTCTTTTTATTCTTACTTGTCAGAATATATGGGAAGCCTTTTATTGCTTTATTTATAGATGACAAGAAAATCAAGGAATATGAAAGCCGACTAGCTACTAAGACTTACGAACGTTTATTCATCATGAATATGGCTTCACCCATGGCCCCAGCTGATATTATGATTATGATTACAGGACTTAGTCAAATCAGCTTCCGTCGTTTCTTAATGATTATTATCATTTGTCGTCCTATTTCTATATTAATTTATAGTTATTTCTGGATATATGGTGGGCAATTATTAGGCCATTTATTTTGA
- a CDS encoding ABC transporter permease translates to MENWKFALSSIWGHKMRSLLTMLGIIIGVSAVVIIMGLGDAMKNSVTDSFANNQKEIRLYFKSDDDKNDSPYASLSIQEDTNKVKREWLEQIVKNNDGIDSYYVINNTNATIAFGKNRMKDASIIGASKDYFKIKKYDIVAGRQLTDKDYSNFSRIIVIDTNLSNKLFGLNHYSEALNKVVTVNDKDYLVVGVYKSAVPAISVGGMEIGESVMSNTQVASEFNINEVGQIYIHVTDVKRSTELGKKAAKMLTELSHVKGGRYTIPDNSTLINNINNQFGIMTTVIGSIAGISLLVGGIGVMNIMLVSVTERTREIGLRKALGATRGKILTQFLIESIVLTILGGIIGLLLALSVVGGLGNLMKLKGAMVSINVAVIAILFSATIGIIFGLLPANKASKLDPIEALRYE, encoded by the coding sequence ATGGAAAATTGGAAATTTGCTCTCAGTTCTATTTGGGGGCATAAAATGAGGTCCTTGTTGACCATGCTAGGCATTATTATTGGAGTTTCAGCTGTTGTTATTATCATGGGACTGGGAGATGCGATGAAAAATAGTGTCACTGATTCCTTTGCAAATAATCAAAAAGAGATTCGTTTGTATTTTAAGTCCGATGATGACAAGAATGATAGTCCCTATGCGAGTCTATCTATTCAAGAAGATACTAATAAGGTCAAGAGAGAGTGGCTGGAACAAATTGTAAAGAATAATGATGGCATTGATTCTTATTATGTTATAAATAATACAAATGCTACTATTGCATTCGGTAAGAATCGAATGAAAGATGCTAGTATAATAGGAGCAAGTAAAGATTATTTCAAAATAAAAAAATATGATATTGTTGCTGGAAGACAATTAACTGATAAAGATTATAGTAATTTTTCAAGGATAATTGTTATTGATACGAACCTATCAAATAAATTGTTCGGCTTAAATCATTATAGTGAAGCTTTAAATAAAGTCGTCACAGTTAATGACAAAGATTACTTAGTTGTCGGAGTTTATAAATCTGCTGTACCTGCTATTTCGGTAGGCGGTATGGAAATAGGTGAATCGGTAATGTCAAACACCCAAGTTGCTTCTGAATTTAATATTAATGAAGTTGGTCAAATTTATATACATGTCACTGATGTCAAAAGAAGTACAGAGCTTGGTAAAAAAGCAGCTAAAATGCTAACTGAACTTTCTCATGTTAAAGGTGGAAGGTATACTATTCCCGACAATAGTACCCTTATCAATAACATCAATAACCAGTTTGGAATTATGACAACAGTTATTGGATCAATTGCTGGGATATCTTTGTTAGTAGGTGGTATCGGAGTTATGAATATCATGTTGGTTTCTGTTACAGAGAGAACGCGAGAGATTGGCTTGAGAAAAGCACTAGGAGCTACACGTGGAAAAATTTTGACACAATTTCTGATTGAATCTATAGTGTTAACTATCTTAGGTGGCATAATTGGCTTACTTTTGGCTCTAAGCGTTGTAGGCGGATTAGGAAATCTGATGAAACTAAAAGGTGCAATGGTTTCAATTAATGTGGCTGTTATTGCGATTTTATTCTCTGCAACAATAGGAATTATCTTTGGTCTTCTACCTGCAAATAAGGCAAGTAAACTTGACCCGATAGAGGCTTTAAGATATGAGTAA
- a CDS encoding ABC transporter ATP-binding protein: MGETKNKLIKLTNISKSYQNGYQELQVLKSINLEVQEGEFVAIMGPSGSGKSTLMNIIGLLDRPTEGDYWLNGNEVDQLSDRKLAAVRNKEIGFVFQQFFLLSRLNALQNVELPLIYSGVGVTKRRELARQFLEKVELHTRMKHLPSELSGGQKQRVAIARALVNNPSIILADEPTGALDTKTGQQIMELLTELNREGKTIIMVTHEPDIADFATRKIVIRDGEITADTTDCVRID, encoded by the coding sequence GTGGGAGAAACTAAAAATAAATTAATCAAGTTAACAAATATTTCTAAAAGCTATCAAAATGGCTATCAGGAACTTCAGGTTTTAAAAAGTATTAATTTAGAAGTTCAAGAAGGTGAGTTTGTTGCTATAATGGGTCCATCTGGATCTGGAAAATCTACCTTGATGAATATCATTGGTTTATTAGATAGACCGACAGAGGGTGACTATTGGCTAAACGGTAATGAAGTTGATCAACTTAGTGACCGAAAATTAGCAGCTGTCAGAAATAAAGAAATTGGATTCGTCTTTCAACAATTTTTCCTTCTTTCCCGGTTAAATGCTTTGCAAAATGTTGAATTACCACTCATTTATTCAGGTGTAGGTGTTACAAAAAGAAGAGAATTGGCACGACAGTTTTTAGAAAAAGTTGAGCTTCATACAAGAATGAAACACTTGCCATCAGAGTTGTCAGGAGGACAAAAGCAACGGGTTGCTATTGCGCGTGCCTTGGTTAATAACCCCTCAATCATTCTAGCAGATGAACCAACAGGAGCACTAGATACCAAGACGGGTCAACAGATTATGGAGCTTTTGACTGAACTTAATCGTGAAGGAAAAACAATTATTATGGTAACGCATGAACCTGATATTGCAGATTTTGCAACAAGAAAAATTGTTATCCGAGATGGTGAAATTACTGCTGATACCACGGATTGTGTTCGTATAGACTAG
- a CDS encoding efflux RND transporter periplasmic adaptor subunit, producing MVKRKNSQMTKKTKKIIAGVTVATLVLIGGFLYIQGKNQLASKKSKTDYVAENVKEGTISSTTLLSGTVKALSEEYIYFDQSRGSDAQVTVKVGDKVSKGQQLVQYITTTAQAAYDTANRNLNKIGRQINYLQTYGRPMASAQLSENSSQGSSGAAGNNSIQQPSQETNASYTQQLQDLNDAYADAQAELTKAQQTLNQTVVTSNNDGTVVEVNNDIDPSAKNSQTLVHVVSEGQLQVKGQLTEYDLATIKPEQKVKIKSKVYADKTWDGKISYISNYPNDKNGTPNELSQGSTATSAASYDYKVEITSPLDQLKQGFSVSVEVVNETKHILVPINATFKEDGKQYVWTYDNSSSKVTKTEVTLGNADAKSQEILTGLKVGQQIISNPTSHIKNGEKLKNVKSKVNSKG from the coding sequence ATAGTGAAAAGGAAAAATAGTCAAATGACTAAAAAAACTAAAAAAATAATTGCAGGAGTAACAGTTGCAACACTTGTCTTGATAGGTGGATTTCTCTATATACAAGGGAAGAATCAACTAGCCAGTAAAAAAAGCAAAACGGATTATGTTGCTGAAAATGTGAAAGAAGGAACTATTTCTTCAACAACATTACTTTCTGGGACTGTGAAAGCTTTATCAGAAGAATATATTTATTTTGATCAATCAAGGGGCAGTGACGCACAAGTAACCGTAAAAGTTGGGGATAAAGTCAGCAAAGGGCAACAACTAGTACAGTATATTACAACCACTGCGCAAGCAGCTTATGATACAGCAAACCGAAACCTAAATAAAATTGGACGCCAAATTAACTATTTACAAACTTATGGCCGACCAATGGCTTCTGCTCAGTTGTCAGAAAATTCTAGTCAAGGAAGTAGTGGGGCTGCAGGCAATAACTCTATTCAACAACCTTCGCAAGAAACAAATGCTAGTTACACCCAGCAATTACAAGATTTGAATGATGCTTATGCAGATGCGCAAGCAGAACTGACAAAGGCTCAACAGACCTTAAATCAAACAGTTGTTACAAGTAACAATGATGGTACAGTCGTTGAGGTTAATAATGATATTGATCCATCTGCTAAAAATAGTCAAACTTTAGTTCATGTTGTGTCAGAAGGACAGTTACAGGTCAAAGGTCAATTAACGGAATATGATTTAGCGACTATAAAACCTGAACAAAAAGTTAAAATTAAGTCAAAAGTCTACGCTGACAAAACTTGGGATGGTAAGATTTCCTATATTTCAAACTATCCAAATGATAAAAATGGGACTCCTAACGAATTATCTCAAGGGTCAACAGCCACATCTGCTGCAAGCTATGATTATAAAGTAGAAATTACTAGTCCTTTGGATCAATTAAAACAAGGTTTTTCCGTTTCAGTCGAAGTTGTTAACGAAACTAAACACATTTTGGTTCCTATTAATGCTACCTTTAAAGAAGATGGAAAACAATATGTTTGGACTTATGATAATTCTAGCTCCAAAGTCACTAAGACAGAAGTTACTTTAGGGAATGCGGATGCTAAAAGCCAGGAAATTTTGACAGGATTAAAAGTTGGTCAACAGATCATTTCTAATCCAACTAGTCATATCAAGAATGGAGAAAAACTTAAAAATGTTAAATCTAAAGTTAATAGTAAGGGTTAA
- a CDS encoding uracil-xanthine permease family protein has translation MKDVLYDVEEVPKAGLLFGLSFQHLFAMFGATVLVPILVGIDPSVALLSSGLGTLAHLSVTKFKIPAYMGSSFAYIAAMQMLMKTDGIGAVAQGAITGGLVYLVVALIVKAIGNEWIDKILPPVIVGPIVMVIGLSLASTAVNSVMLKDGKYDLLYLVIGMVTLLAVVFFNIYGKGIIAIIPILLGLLVGYIFALFIGFVTGQEIINFTQVVHAKWFSLPSLSIPFLAYGFKFYPSAILTMAPIAFVTMTEHFGHVMVLNSLTNRDYFKDPGLDKTLTGDGLAQVIAGFLGAPPVTSYGENIGVMALNKIFSVYVIAGAAVIAALLSFIGKVSALIQSIPDPVIGGISIALFGVIASSGLKILIESKVDMDNKKNLLITSVILVSGIGGLMLQVNGLQISGVAFSTLLGIILYQVLPENKK, from the coding sequence ATGAAGGATGTTTTGTATGATGTAGAGGAAGTGCCAAAAGCTGGTCTCCTTTTTGGTCTCTCGTTTCAGCATTTATTTGCTATGTTTGGTGCAACGGTTCTTGTCCCAATATTAGTCGGCATTGATCCGTCTGTTGCTCTTTTATCAAGCGGACTCGGAACCTTAGCTCACTTAAGTGTGACCAAATTTAAAATTCCAGCCTATATGGGATCTAGTTTTGCCTACATTGCAGCCATGCAAATGTTGATGAAAACGGATGGTATCGGGGCTGTTGCTCAAGGAGCAATAACAGGCGGCTTAGTATACCTCGTTGTGGCTTTGATAGTAAAAGCTATTGGAAATGAATGGATCGATAAGATTTTACCACCAGTAATTGTGGGACCAATTGTGATGGTTATAGGATTGAGTTTAGCTTCAACAGCTGTAAATAGTGTTATGTTAAAAGATGGCAAATATGACCTGCTTTATCTGGTTATTGGTATGGTTACACTCTTAGCAGTTGTTTTCTTCAATATTTATGGCAAAGGGATCATTGCTATCATTCCTATTTTACTCGGTTTATTAGTAGGTTATATCTTTGCTTTATTTATTGGTTTTGTGACTGGGCAAGAAATTATCAACTTCACACAAGTTGTTCATGCTAAATGGTTTAGTCTTCCTAGCCTCTCAATTCCATTCTTAGCCTATGGCTTTAAATTTTATCCAAGTGCTATTCTGACAATGGCTCCTATTGCTTTTGTTACAATGACAGAACATTTTGGACATGTTATGGTCTTAAATAGTTTAACCAATCGTGATTATTTCAAAGATCCAGGTTTAGACAAAACCTTGACTGGTGACGGGCTTGCTCAAGTTATTGCTGGATTTCTAGGGGCTCCCCCTGTAACATCATACGGTGAAAATATCGGGGTTATGGCCTTAAATAAGATTTTCTCAGTTTATGTCATTGCAGGAGCTGCTGTAATTGCTGCCTTATTGAGTTTTATAGGAAAAGTTTCAGCATTGATTCAATCAATTCCGGATCCTGTTATTGGAGGGATCTCAATCGCCCTTTTTGGTGTTATTGCTTCAAGTGGGCTAAAAATTCTAATTGAATCAAAGGTTGATATGGATAATAAGAAAAATCTTTTAATTACAAGTGTTATTTTAGTATCTGGTATTGGTGGCTTGATGTTGCAAGTGAATGGTCTACAAATTTCTGGGGTCGCTTTTTCAACACTATTAGGAATTATCTTATACCAAGTGCTACCTGAAAATAAAAAATAG
- the pyrR gene encoding bifunctional pyr operon transcriptional regulator/uracil phosphoribosyltransferase PyrR has translation MKTKEIVDELTMRRAMTRITYEIIERNKQLDNIVLAGIKTRGVHLARRIQERLQQLEGINLPIGELDIKPFRDDVKVEEDTTVMPVDISGKNVILVDDVLYTGRTIRAAIDNLVSLGRPARVSLAVLVDRGHRELPIRADYVGKNIPTSSVEEIVVEVVEVDGQDRVSIIDPS, from the coding sequence ATGAAAACAAAAGAGATTGTCGATGAGTTAACGATGAGACGTGCCATGACTCGGATTACGTATGAGATTATAGAGCGTAATAAACAGTTAGATAATATTGTGTTAGCAGGTATTAAGACACGCGGTGTCCACTTGGCAAGGCGTATTCAAGAAAGACTTCAGCAACTTGAAGGTATTAACTTACCGATTGGTGAACTAGATATCAAACCTTTTCGTGATGATGTAAAAGTAGAAGAAGATACAACTGTCATGCCGGTTGATATTAGTGGTAAAAATGTGATCTTGGTTGACGATGTTCTCTATACAGGAAGAACGATTCGAGCAGCCATTGATAATTTGGTCAGTTTAGGAAGGCCAGCGCGGGTCAGTTTAGCTGTCCTAGTTGATCGTGGACATCGAGAGTTACCGATACGAGCGGATTATGTTGGCAAAAATATTCCAACCAGTAGTGTGGAAGAAATTGTTGTTGAAGTAGTTGAAGTTGATGGACAAGACCGTGTTAGTATTATTGATCCATCATAG
- a CDS encoding RluA family pseudouridine synthase produces the protein MKVTIKEAGLRLDKALANVTDLSRSQANEQIKKGLVLVNGQVVKAKYSVKSGDDITYQLPEEEVLDYKAENLPIDIIYEDSDLAIVNKAQGMVVHPSAGHSSGTLVNALMFHIKDLSSINGVVRPGIVHRIDKDTSGLLMVAKNDKAHQVLAEELKAKKSLRKYLAIVHGNLPNDRGMIEAPIGRSEKDRKKQSVTVKGKEAVTRFTVLERFGDYTLLELTLETGRTHQIRVHMAYIGHPVAGDPLYGPRKTLKGAGQFLHAQTLGLTHPTSGELMTFTAEPPAIFLKTLAHLRK, from the coding sequence ATGAAAGTTACAATAAAAGAGGCTGGCCTTCGACTGGACAAGGCACTAGCAAATGTTACCGATTTGTCACGTAGTCAGGCTAATGAACAGATTAAAAAAGGTTTGGTTTTGGTCAATGGTCAAGTTGTCAAAGCCAAATACAGTGTTAAAAGCGGTGATGATATTACTTATCAACTCCCAGAAGAAGAAGTACTAGACTATAAAGCTGAGAACTTGCCTATTGATATTATTTATGAAGATAGCGACTTAGCTATTGTCAATAAAGCACAGGGAATGGTCGTTCATCCATCAGCAGGTCATTCCTCTGGCACTTTAGTCAATGCGCTTATGTTCCATATTAAAGATTTATCTTCCATAAATGGAGTGGTGAGGCCGGGTATTGTTCATCGTATTGATAAAGATACTTCTGGTTTATTGATGGTTGCTAAAAATGATAAAGCCCATCAAGTCTTAGCAGAGGAATTAAAGGCAAAAAAATCTTTGCGTAAATACTTAGCCATTGTGCATGGAAATTTACCAAATGACAGAGGGATGATTGAAGCTCCAATTGGCAGAAGCGAGAAAGATCGTAAGAAGCAATCTGTTACTGTGAAAGGTAAGGAGGCTGTGACCCGTTTTACGGTTTTAGAAAGATTTGGCGATTATACTCTTCTTGAATTGACCCTTGAAACTGGTCGGACTCACCAAATCAGGGTTCATATGGCCTATATTGGTCATCCGGTAGCAGGTGATCCTTTATATGGACCACGTAAAACCTTAAAAGGGGCAGGTCAATTTTTACACGCGCAAACACTTGGTCTGACTCACCCGACTTCTGGTGAATTAATGACCTTTACCGCAGAGCCACCTGCTATTTTCTTAAAAACTTTGGCACATTTAAGGAAATAG
- the lspA gene encoding signal peptidase II — protein MKFIKLLLVSSSFIILDQVSKWWIVSHINLGDVRPFIPGVLSLTYLQNRGAAFSILQNQQWFFALMTIAVIGFAIIYYLKAKKMPILKELALLLIISGGIGNFTDRLRLGYVVDMIHLDFMNFAIFNLADSYLSIGVLLLVLILWKED, from the coding sequence ATGAAATTTATTAAATTACTACTGGTCAGTTCCAGTTTTATTATTTTAGATCAAGTCAGCAAGTGGTGGATTGTCAGTCATATCAATTTAGGTGATGTCAGACCATTTATTCCTGGAGTTCTCAGTTTGACTTATTTGCAGAATAGGGGCGCAGCCTTTTCAATCTTGCAAAATCAGCAATGGTTCTTTGCGCTTATGACAATTGCTGTCATTGGCTTTGCTATTATTTATTATTTAAAAGCAAAAAAAATGCCTATCCTGAAAGAATTGGCACTTCTTTTGATTATTTCTGGTGGAATTGGTAATTTTACTGATCGCTTACGCTTAGGCTATGTGGTGGATATGATTCACTTAGATTTTATGAATTTTGCTATTTTTAATCTTGCAGATTCTTATTTATCTATTGGTGTTCTACTGTTAGTTCTTATCTTGTGGAAGGAAGACTGA
- a CDS encoding LysR family transcriptional regulator, which translates to MNIQQLRYVVAIANNGTFREAASKLYVSQPSLSVSIKDLEEELGFKIFNRTTTGTVLTSQGLVFYEKALEVVKCFDSFEKQFSEAEYDQNEFSLASQHYDFLAPIITEFTDKNQGHKRLRLFETTTIQILDEVAQANSEIGIIYLNLQNRKGLFQRMEKLGLEFIELDSFQTHVYLGQHHPLAHKESIMIEELEGYPIVKFTQEKDEYLYYSENFVNINETGTIYNVTDRATLNGILERINAFATGSGYIDRASVNGIKVIPVMNHLDNKMVYVKRKDRNLSPAALAFIALLKDYLNSYH; encoded by the coding sequence ATGAACATTCAACAATTACGATACGTAGTTGCTATTGCTAATAACGGAACTTTTCGTGAAGCAGCAAGTAAACTATATGTTAGCCAACCAAGCCTATCAGTTTCTATAAAGGATTTAGAAGAAGAACTGGGCTTTAAAATCTTCAATAGAACGACAACCGGTACTGTCTTAACTAGTCAGGGCCTTGTTTTCTACGAAAAAGCATTAGAAGTAGTGAAGTGTTTTGATTCCTTTGAAAAACAATTTTCAGAAGCTGAATATGATCAAAATGAATTCTCTCTTGCTAGTCAGCATTATGATTTTTTAGCACCAATCATTACAGAATTTACAGATAAAAATCAAGGACACAAGCGTTTACGCCTATTTGAAACAACAACAATTCAAATTTTAGATGAAGTAGCACAGGCAAACAGCGAAATTGGAATTATCTACCTGAACTTACAAAATCGTAAAGGTCTTTTTCAGCGAATGGAAAAGCTAGGATTAGAATTTATTGAATTAGATAGTTTTCAAACACATGTTTATTTAGGTCAACACCATCCTCTAGCTCATAAAGAAAGTATCATGATTGAAGAACTAGAGGGCTATCCCATTGTCAAATTTACACAGGAAAAGGATGAGTATCTCTATTACTCTGAAAATTTTGTTAATATAAATGAGACGGGAACCATCTATAACGTTACAGATCGAGCTACTTTAAATGGCATCCTAGAGCGAATCAATGCTTTTGCTACAGGTTCTGGCTATATTGATCGAGCATCGGTTAATGGCATAAAAGTTATTCCGGTAATGAACCATCTGGACAATAAAATGGTCTATGTTAAACGTAAGGATCGTAATTTATCACCGGCTGCTCTAGCTTTTATTGCCTTATTAAAAGATTATTTAAACAGTTATCATTAG
- the rpmA gene encoding 50S ribosomal protein L27: protein MLKMNLANLQLFAHKKGGGSTSNGRDSQAKRLGAKAADGQTVSGGSILFRQRGTHIYPGVNVGRGGDDTLFAKVEGVVRFERKGRDKRQVSVYPVAK, encoded by the coding sequence ATGTTAAAAATGAATCTTGCTAACTTGCAACTTTTCGCCCACAAAAAAGGTGGAGGTTCTACATCAAACGGACGTGACTCACAAGCTAAACGTCTAGGAGCTAAAGCAGCTGACGGACAAACTGTATCAGGTGGCTCAATTCTTTTCCGTCAACGTGGTACTCACATCTATCCAGGTGTAAACGTAGGTCGCGGTGGAGATGATACCCTTTTTGCTAAAGTTGAAGGGGTTGTACGTTTTGAGCGTAAAGGCCGTGACAAACGTCAAGTATCTGTATACCCAGTTGCTAAATAA
- a CDS encoding ribosomal-processing cysteine protease Prp, producing MIKAIFTRHQDGSLNSVTLTGHAGSGEYGFDIVCASVSTLAINFINSLEVFTTVVADIDVDSVEGGYMKISFPHDNQENVQLLFESFLLGMTNLSENSSEFVRTEVV from the coding sequence ATGATTAAAGCAATTTTTACTCGCCATCAAGATGGTTCATTGAACAGTGTGACACTGACTGGCCATGCTGGTAGTGGTGAATATGGCTTTGATATTGTTTGCGCATCAGTTAGTACACTAGCTATTAATTTTATTAATTCCTTAGAAGTATTTACTACTGTTGTTGCCGACATTGATGTCGATTCAGTTGAAGGTGGGTATATGAAAATTTCATTTCCCCATGACAATCAAGAGAATGTTCAATTACTATTTGAATCATTTCTTCTAGGAATGACTAATCTGTCTGAGAATTCTTCTGAATTCGTCCGAACGGAAGTCGTCTAA
- the rplU gene encoding 50S ribosomal protein L21, protein MSTYAIIKTGGKQVKVEVGQAIYVEKIDAEAGAEVTFNEVVLVGGDKTVVGTPVVKGATVVGTVEKQGKQKKVVTFKYKPKKGSHRKQGHRQPYTKVVINAINA, encoded by the coding sequence ATGAGCACATACGCAATCATCAAAACTGGTGGAAAACAAGTTAAAGTTGAAGTAGGTCAAGCAATCTACGTTGAAAAAATTGACGCAGAAGCTGGCGCAGAAGTAACTTTTAACGAAGTTGTTCTTGTAGGTGGTGACAAAACTGTAGTTGGTACTCCAGTTGTTAAAGGAGCTACTGTAGTTGGTACTGTTGAAAAACAAGGTAAGCAAAAGAAAGTAGTTACTTTCAAATACAAACCTAAAAAAGGTAGTCACCGTAAACAAGGTCATCGTCAACCTTACACTAAAGTTGTCATCAACGCTATCAACGCATAA
- a CDS encoding CapA family protein translates to MSVITLIIAILVFSLIYDFMGFHRHDNQSKSKEKQVTTKTARVVANGDILLHDVLYESAEISDGHYDFTPYFEYVKDRITKADLAIGDFEGTISPNDPLAGYPLFNAPKEIAKALKVTGYDIVDLAHNHILDSGLEGALNTHKTFAKLGINSIGIYRKNRQTEPFLIKNVNGIKIAILGYSYGYNGMETNLSATEYERHMSDLDREKIKAEIEAAEKKADITIVMPQMGTEYALEPTSEQKELYRSMVDWGADVILGGHPHVVEPSETVKIGNEKKFIIYSMGNFISNQRLETVDDIWTERGLLMDLTFEKKGKVTRIKTVKAHPTMVIAKPKGMTGKSGFALYNYRTLVLEDFIKGGKYRKKIDKETQDKVDVAYKEMNEHVQLNW, encoded by the coding sequence ATGTCAGTTATTACCTTAATAATAGCCATACTTGTTTTTTCTTTGATTTATGATTTTATGGGCTTTCATCGTCATGATAATCAGTCGAAATCTAAGGAAAAACAAGTCACGACTAAAACAGCTAGAGTTGTTGCTAATGGTGATATTTTATTACACGATGTCCTTTATGAAAGTGCTGAAATTAGTGATGGGCATTACGATTTTACTCCTTATTTTGAATATGTTAAAGACAGGATTACCAAAGCAGATTTAGCTATTGGTGATTTTGAGGGAACGATTAGTCCTAATGATCCCTTAGCAGGCTACCCTCTTTTTAATGCCCCTAAGGAAATTGCAAAGGCTTTAAAAGTCACTGGTTATGATATTGTTGACTTAGCCCACAATCATATCTTGGATTCTGGCTTAGAAGGGGCCTTGAATACTCATAAAACATTTGCCAAACTTGGAATTAACAGTATTGGGATTTATCGTAAAAATCGTCAAACGGAGCCTTTTTTAATCAAAAATGTAAATGGCATAAAAATTGCTATTTTAGGGTACTCCTATGGCTACAATGGTATGGAGACAAATCTTTCTGCTACAGAATATGAAAGGCATATGTCTGATTTAGATCGAGAAAAAATAAAAGCAGAGATTGAAGCAGCAGAGAAGAAAGCTGATATTACAATAGTCATGCCTCAAATGGGTACTGAATATGCCCTTGAACCAACCAGTGAACAAAAAGAACTCTATCGATCAATGGTAGATTGGGGAGCAGATGTTATATTAGGTGGGCATCCTCATGTCGTTGAGCCTTCTGAAACCGTCAAAATTGGAAATGAAAAGAAATTTATCATTTATTCGATGGGCAATTTCATATCTAATCAACGCTTAGAAACAGTTGATGATATTTGGACAGAGCGAGGTCTATTGATGGATCTCACTTTTGAGAAAAAAGGAAAGGTAACACGCATAAAAACCGTCAAAGCTCATCCCACAATGGTGATTGCTAAGCCCAAAGGAATGACCGGAAAAAGTGGCTTTGCTCTTTATAATTACAGAACCCTTGTTTTAGAAGATTTTATTAAGGGGGGCAAGTATCGCAAAAAGATCGATAAAGAGACACAAGATAAGGTGGATGTTGCTTATAAAGAAATGAATGAACATGTTCAACTCAATTGGTAA